In a genomic window of Helianthus annuus cultivar XRQ/B chromosome 10, HanXRQr2.0-SUNRISE, whole genome shotgun sequence:
- the LOC110882115 gene encoding uncharacterized protein LOC110882115, whose translation MAGEQPVNTRIVQVQDNSNTSFQVPRLTSKNYNTWTILMELVLDAQGLWEVIDPVTGDAVDEKKNKVARAVLLQALPDDILLQVAKNRQAKDIWEALRVRFLGADRVQKARLATLKRELEQLRMKETYMIEEFPGKLSGFVSKFSILGSSFEDEVIIRKLLDSVPNKYLQIVASIEQYSDIETMPFEEAIGRLKSYEERIRLQNERANDNESNLLLTKSDGEEGSKKEEVKKDEVVYKCCGRGSSNQSNRGRGRGNGRGRGGRSGGNWDKSKIRCFNCNEYGYYASECPKKESKEEVANLAKEYDPSLF comes from the coding sequence ATGGCAGGAGAACAACCAGTTAATACACGGATTGTTCAGGTACAAGATAACAGCAATACTTCGTTTCAAGTTCCTCGATTGACATCAAAGAATTACAATACTTGGACTATTTTAATGGAGTTAGTATTAGATGCTCAAGGATTATGGGAGGTGATTGATCCGGTGACAGGTGATGCTGTGGACGAGAAGAAAAACAAAGTTGCTAGGGCGGTTCTCCTTCAAGCACTACCGGATGATATACTTCTTCAAGTTGCTAAGAATCGGCAAGCGAAGGACATATGGGAGGCTTTACGGGTAAGATTTCTTGGTGCTGACAGGGTTCAAAAGGCTCGACTAGCTACTTTAAAGAGAGAACTCGAGCAACTTCGCATGAAGGAGACATACATGATTGAAGAATTCCCTGGTAAGTTAAGTGGGTTTGTCTCAAAGTTTAGCATTCTTGGGTCGAGTTTTGAAGATGAAGTAATCATTCGAAAGTTGTTGGATTCGGTACCAAATAAGTATCTTCAGATTGTTGCCTCCATTGAGCAGTATTCGGATATCGAGACCATGCCATTCGAAGAAGCGATAGGCAGGTTGAAATCCTATGAGGAACGCATCAGATTACAAAACGAGAGAGCAAATGATAATGAAAGCAATTTATTATTAACTAAATCTGATGGAGAAGAGGGTTCAAAGAAAGAGGAGGTCAAGAAAGATGAGGTCGTTTATAAATGTTGTGGAAGGGGCTCGTCAAATCAAAGTAACCGTGGAAGAGGTCGCGGTAATGGAAGAGGTCGAGGTGGCCGGTCTGGAGGAAACTGGGACAAAAGTAAAATAAGATGTTTTAATTGCAATGAGTATGGATATTATGCAAGTGAGTGTCCCAAGAAGGAGTCAAAGGAAGAAGTAGCAAACTTGGCTAAAGAATATGATCCGTCACTATTTTGA